The following are encoded in a window of Rosa chinensis cultivar Old Blush chromosome 4, RchiOBHm-V2, whole genome shotgun sequence genomic DNA:
- the LOC112196137 gene encoding protein DMP2 gives MGASSSASSKSKKSTKSKGVKDIALTGVGNLIKLLPTGTVFLFQFLNPVLTNNGQCNLPVNKILSAILIVVSAFSCCFASFTDSYTGSDGQTHYGIATTKGLWPSTSSGSVDLSAYKLRVGDFVHTFFSLIVFAVVSLLDSNTVSCFYPAFESSGRILLMVLPPVIGTISGTVFVVFPNKRHGIGYPSSSSDSSKDSDDS, from the coding sequence ATGGGGGCTTCATCCAGCGCTTCATCCAAAtccaagaaatccaccaaaagCAAGGGTGTCAAAGACATTGCATTAACAGGTGTAGGCAACCTCATCAAGCTCCTCCCTACCGGCACGGTATTCTTGTTCCAGTTCCTCAACCCCGTTTTAACCAACAATGGCCAATGCAACCTCCCCGTCAACAAGATTCTAAGCGCCATTCTCATTGTCGTTTCCGCCTTCTCTTGCTGCTTTGCTTCCTTCACCGACAGTTACACCGGCAGTGATGGACAAACTCACTATGGAATTGCAACAACAAAGGGCCTTTGGCCCTCAACCAGTTCTGGCTCTGTGGATTTGTCTGCTTACAAGCTTCGGGTTGGGGACTTTGTGCATaccttcttttccttgatcGTGTTTGCAGTGGTATCACTATTGGATTCCAACACTGTGAGTTGCTTCTATCCTGCGTTTGAGTCCAGTGGGAGGATCTTGCTCATGGTGTTGCCTCCTGTAATTGGCACTATTTCTGGTACTGTCTTTGTTGTGTTCCCTAATAAACGCCACGGAATTGGGTACCCTTCTTCAAGTTCAGATTCTTCAAAAGACTCTGACGACTCCTAG